The DNA region TCTTTTAGCCACTTAGTGACCTTTTCTTCATTCGACATTTTTGTCCTCTTTACATTTCAATGGTTATGAGACCTTTAGTGAAACGTCTCATATGTTCTATGGAGTTAATTACTCACCATTCAAGCATCGTTGAACCAAAAAAATGAAATCTGTGAGATTAAGCAAATAATTGATTAAATATAGTTTCGTACATCTTTATAAATGACGAAATTAGTCTCCTACCCATTCCAACAGCAGTTCTTTCACTGTTGCTAGATCTTCTTTCGTAAACCCCAGCAGTTCGCGTCGTAGATATTGCACTTCGATATAACCTTTCAATCTTCCTCTTAGCGCGTATTGGTGTTCGCGTGCCATGCGGCTGATGGTCGGCGTATAGCTATCTGTAGCAGCGTAGGGGCCTTTACTGCTCATCAGTTTGCGTTTGTTTCAATACGATCTTAAATGTGTTTCCTTTTGAAAATGTGCCATCTACGATAGTTTTCTGTTTTATACGGTAATCTCTTTTGAACGCCCCTCCAAACCCAGAGGTCGCATGTCTAGCGATTATACGAAAACGAATAAACTGGGTGTTTTCATCACTCCACCTTGCGTCCAGATTTTCATAGGTTAAGAATCGATAAGCGTAATTTGCGTTCTTATCTTTTTTGTCAAATTTGTCGATACATATAGGCGTAGATCTTTTCAATACAACTTCATCAGATTTCCAAATTTTCCCTGTTGCTGTTTGATGACACTTAAACAGGTGCATTTGAGCATTAATATCCGTTATATCATCTCTTGTTCTATTGATGACTTTTATTACATAGGTTGTTTCACCATTTTTGGTGCTGATGCCGCGTGCAATTTCAGGGGAAATTTCAATCTGAGGCCTAAATCTGGACAGAAAGAAGAAAAACATCGCGCTGGATACTAGGCCCGTTAGGATTGCTAAGATCACTTGACCAAAAACCATGGATACCCATTCTGGCATATCTTCTCCCTTGACCGTCTAATAACACATTAAGATGCGCTTGCTGCAAATCTAAGCACTTAAATAGTCACTTTATGCCATTACGAAGATTTGGTCGACTTCATCATTGTAGACCGGACATTCCAAAGATTGTTGATAAGTAGGTGCAGTAAACTACCGTATTGAAGAATTCAGCCAATCCAGCAGCAGTTCTTCCACTGCTGCTAGTTCTTCTTTCGTGAACCCCAGCAGCTCACGCTGCGGGTACTGCACCTCGATATAGCCTTTTAATCTTCCCCTAAGGCCGTATTGGTGCGCTCGCACAATATGACTAATGGTCGGTGTAAAGCTGACCGTGGCGGCGTTGGGTGTGGCTTGCTGCTTGAGCCACTTGCTGCGGATGAGTTTCTGGAACATCAGTTTGCGTTTGATGTGCCCCGGTTGCGGTTTGCGTGGGATGTAGGCGCTGCCATCCGGGTTTTTGTTGGCCTTGATACGCTGCGCCTGAGACTTGCGCAGGGTGGCGGCGATCTGTTTGGCAAGTTGCTTACGCGCTTGTGGTGATAGCGCCTCAATCAGTCCGTCAAACTGGTCGTTAAGGTGGCTTAAGCTATCGGCGGCCATGGGGTCAGTTCCTGATTGACATACAGGGTGTAATCGCCGGCTTCATCAAACTGAGGCTCCGGCAGATGTTCGGCGGTGAGCTGGCCGTCTTGCGTGCTCACTTTCACCCGTTCAGTGAGTGCCAGCGTGATTTCAATGTCGCAGGTGGTGTGGTTAATCAGCTCCGCCCGAAACTTAAAACCATTGGCGCGTTTATCGGGATTGCTTAAAAGTTCTGGCTGCTCGGTCGCCAGCCAGCCCAAGATGGGCACAATCAAGGTATCGGCATGGGCACGGTAATCGGTCACCACTATGATGCAGTTGAACTGGTACTCATAGCTGAGATTGCCCTTGGCGGCGGTGGCGATGATATTGCCGTTCTCGACAAAGATATGCAGCGCCTCGGGATGATGGCGCAGATGCGGTACCGCTTGGCTCAGCAGTTCGCGCAGTTGCTGCGGTTTATTCATGCGCCTTTTGCTCCTGCTGTTGCTGGCATTCCACTATCATGTCGACCTGGGCGGCGCAGGCGTGCCAGGCCTGGCTCTAGCTGGTCAATCTCCTGACTGAGCCCCTCGTTGCTTCTCGGGTTCGCCGGTGGGAGCGAGCAGGGCACTACGCGCGGACAGCCATTGTCGATAGGCGGCGCTGCCACTAAGGGCTGGTCGCTGGCGCAGGCGGATAATAGCAGCGGGCAGAGCAGTATCAGCCCAGGCTTTAACATCGGCGTATTCATGTTTCAGTTGCTCCAGTTGCTGCGACTGGGTGGCCGCAAGGTTGTTGGCAGTATTGAGGCGGCGGCGCAGTTCGGCCTGCGCTGCCTGGTTCTGCTGGGCGGTTTTCTGGATGGCATCGATACTGCGCTGCGACTGTGCAACCGCAAGCGCTAACTTGCCGGCGCGCTCGCGGGTATCCAGCAAATCGGTATAGAGCCAGTACATGGCCCCCAGGCTCAGCAGTGCATAGACGATGCCTGCCAGTAGCGCCTTACTCATAACCTTGTTCCTTCAGCAGCACATCGAGCTGCTGATAACTGCGCGCCAGCTTGATGTCATAATTGTTGGCCTGATAGTTGGGGCCGTTGTAGCGCTTGGCAAACTCGCCCCATTTGCGTTGCTGCAATGCCTGGTGCAGTTTGCTGTCGGCCATGATGAACTTGACCAGGGCATTGAGTTGTTCGGCTTCACTGGCGGCCATGGCGCGACTCATGGCAATGGCTGAGTCATAGCCCAGAGATTGCCAGTGCATGCCCATTATCTGGAACATGCCCCAGCTGCACGCCTCAATGGCCGCGTCCATATCGAGAGAGCAGGCTGCGCGCAGGCGGCTGTATTCATTGGCGCCGCCGATGTATCCACCGGGCTTGGGGTTACACAGATTCGGGTAACGCTCGGCCAGCACATTTGCTTGGGCCTGGTCGGTAACGGCAATCTGGCGATAGAAGATATGCCGCTCATACAAAATCACCGCCTTGCCGTTATCAAAGAAGCCGTTGCCTTGGGATTCCACATTGGCGAGGGCCACCATGGTCGCCAGCGCAATCTCCAGCGTGTTTGCCGCCTGCTGCAAATCCCGCAGGGTCAGCAACTCCGGTCTGGCCTTGCCCGCAAGCCGTGCCAGCATGCGCGGGCCGACACTGCCAGTGGGTGGCAAGTCGTTGTCCAACTGATAACGCAGGACCGCCTGACGGGTGGCCTCGCCATAATCGCCGTCCACCGCAATCACGGTGCCTTGCTGCAGCAACTGCTGTTGCAGCCATTTGACCTGGTGCCCCTTGGCCCCCAATTGCAACATCATGCTTTCTCCTTAACGGGTTTTTGATGCAGTAACCAGCTCGACAACCGTGAGTGGGCAGCGCTGCTCTTGAACAGCTCCGCCAGATTGCCGTTGGCGCTAAACACCAGCACGGCTAACACCGCGTTTGCCAGTAATACGCTCCAGTGGGTGGCGTTGCCCACATGCAGCAGTGCCAGCAGGGTCTGACTGCCACAGGCGACCGTCAACAGATAGGCCAGTACCGAAATCCACGGCCGATAACGGCGTTTGACAAAGAGCGCCAGGCGCAGCGCAATGGCGAGACAGATGAGGGCGTTGAGTGTGGTCATTTCTTCCCCCTGAATGAACGAATGAAATCAAGCAAGGTGTCAGGTTCGCTGGTGAGCTTCTGCAGCAGTCTGACGACACTGGCGGCGGCAATAATGGACGCCATGGCCGGATTGACCGCAATGGTGCTGGGCAGTGCCAGGCTGAGCAGATTGGCGGCCCACTGGGCACACAGCAAACCACCCAGAAACGAGATGATAAACAGGCTGGCCTTACGCCAATGGCCGGAGCTGTCATCACTGATGATGAACAGCAGTGAGCCAGTGAAGGCACCAATGACCACGCCGGGGTCCACCCCGGGCAGCAGGGTTAACAGGCCGGCGGTAAAAACGTAGGCAGTGGCGGTTGAGGTGGTAACGGGTTCGCTCATGTTCAGTCCCATAGCTGAATGTGTGAAGTAATGGCGGGCGCTTCGCTGAGCGCTGGCAGCAGAACCGCCGTGCCCAGCGGCAACACCGGCCCTTTGTCTGCCAGGTGCGGGTTGAGCTGCAGCGCCTTTTCGGTGACGCGGCGGGTCGTGCCCAGATGGCGCTGACACAATAAGTCGAGGGTATCGCCCTGCTGGCTGTAGACGGTCATGCCCATCAAATCAGCTCCACCGTCACATGGGGGATATCCATCAAATCGCGGATGGCATAGGCCGCATCGCGCCTAAGGTCGTCAATGGTGCTCTGCAGGTTGTCGCCGTCATCCTGCTTGGCAGCGGTGCTGTCGTAATCGCTATAGCGCTCACTCAGATTGGCTTTGGTGAGGCAGTACACCGCCCGTAGGTAGAGGTATTGCCGCTCTGAGCTGCCGTTGATAGTGCGCGCCGGTACCGCGTCCATTGAGGCATAGCCGTTATCCTGCTGACGCTGCTGCCATTGAGCCAAATCGCGGTTGACCAAAATCATCGCGTTAATGGCGGCATGCTGCAGCCGCTCGGCGGTGACGGTGCCATCCAGGCGCATGGTGAGCTGCAGGGCGGCTAAATCAATCTCCGGCCAAAAGCCATCATTGGTGACAGTGCCTTCACTGGCCGGTGCTGTGGCAATAAAACTCATGTGGCCTCCGCTATCGTGTCAGGGGAGGACGGTGGGCCCGCCATCATGAAATCGTTATCTATTCATCAGGCGGGCGCCGTCCGGTGCGCGTGGTCGCTCGGTTAGCTGGCGGTATGACTACCGCTGTCTGGCTGTGAGGTGCCCAAGGTGCGGCCAAGCTTTTCCATCAGCTTTTTCACGCCTACCTTGTCGTTGTATTTGAGTGCGGTCTGGTACGCATCGAAAGCCGGTTGCAGTTGTTCTTCCGCTTCCAGCGCTTCGCCATAGGCGCGATAGAGTTTGGCGCGCACTTCGTCGTACATGTCGCTGTCGGTGGTCATTGCAATCACCTCGGCAATGAGGGCGCTACTGACCGCGTTCTCGCTGCCCAGCAGCCGCGTTGCCACATCGGCGACCTCTTCGGCAAAGGTGCAGGGCAGACCGCGCTCGAAGCGGTCCGGCATGGTCAAGTCATGCTGGATGGCATAACGGCCAAGCCTGATGGCGGCGGCAATGTCGCCCACATCGATATGCCACAGCATGACTGTAGTCAGCACTTCATCCTGCTGGCCGCGGTTGGCGCTGAGTACCCCGTCCAGATACGGGGTGTACTGCGGCAGAAACTGGCGCTTCGCCTGAATTTTGCGGTCGATGGACTGCAAGGTTTTCAGCGCGCGGCGGTGCTCGGTGAGCTGCATCAACATCAGTTCGTACTGGTTGAGGGCCTTTTGGTCGAGGGCGGGGTTATCCCCGCCACGCTTGGCCGCCAGTACCCGGTCGCGATGCGCTTGGGCAGGTGACATCATGATTAGGCTCCCTGGGTAAAGGTGATGTTTTCAGCAAAGGCAGCACAGCCATAGTCTTCCACCACGTAGGCATCGTTAGAGGATTCGTAGTTTTCAATCTGATCACGTTTCGGGTTGTCCACGATGTGCCGGCGGCGCGCGCCTTCCTGCCAGTACAGGCTGAGGTTATCCATGCGGGTCACCAGAATGCCGTTGGCCGGGAAACTCGGTACGCGCACGGCCGGTAAGCCGCCGAGGCGTTTCTGGCTGATAATCAAATCGGCCGCCAGGGTTTCAGTGGGTTCGTGGTTCTTGTTGACGATAGGGAAATACTTGTCAGCCAGCAGCTTGCGGCCACAGATAGCCACTAACTCGGTGTCGTCCTGGTACCAGGGTTCAATCAGGTTGTTGACCATGTCGAACACCAGCGCATCCAGGTTGGCGTAGTCGGTGCCGATGATGATTTTACCGGAATCGGCGACCACTTCTTTCATGTGGCGCTGCGGTGCGTACTCACGGATTTTCTGCAGCCAGCCCTTGTTCACATCCTGCAGTAGGGGATTGGTGCCACGGTCAGAGGTGGCGGCGCGGCTGGTGCCGTTAAAGCCAATCATGATGCGGTCTAGTGCCTGGCGTTTCAAAATGGTGTCACGGATACGCGCCTGAAAGTCGGGAAACTTGGCCCACATATCGATTTTGGCGTAACGCAGCACCGTATCAAAGTTGGTCTGGGTGCAGTCATAACCCGCCGCATCCAAATCGGTCGGGTCGATGGCCTGACGGTCCTGCTTGGTGGTGTCGGTGGTGCTGGCAATGGTGCTGTTAATGCCTAGCCCCAGCTTTTCACCGCTCTTTTCATTCACCGGCACAATGTTGATGCGGGTCAGGAACTCGGAGCTTTCCTGCATCCGGGTTTCCAGCGTCTGCTGCACGCTGGGGGTGACGGTGAATTTGGTGTTAGTGCTGTCCACGCCATTGAGGGCACACAACTGGTGGGTATAGGCGTTGAACAGTTGACGGGTTTCGTTGCGCATGTAGAAGACTCCTAGCAATCGGTTTTTACTGTGTTATCGCCACCGCTTGCAGGCTGGCGCTGGCTGTGGTGACCGGGTTCGTTATCCAGCTGCTGTTTCAGGGTGTTGAAGTTGGCCGTGAGTTGCTCTAGCTCGGTGGTCACTTGGCTGAGCGTGGTTTGCTGGCGGGTAAACTGCTGCTGCAGCTGGGCATAACGGGTTTCAACATCGGCTGTGGTCTGGGCAATGGCTTCGACCGCCTGATGCACATCGCTAAATTCGTCACTGGTCACCTTGCTGGCTTTCCCAGCAGGGCCTTGACGCGGTTGAACAGCCCCGAGGTTTGCGGCTCGTCGTCTTCAAACTCCAACGTGGTTTCTACCGCCGCCGTAAACAGGTTGTCAGGTTTCTGCTTACGCGAGGCCAGCGGGTTGTGTTCACTCTTGGCCGAGAACGCCAGCATTTCGGTACCGAGGAAGCCGGCGAATCGGTGACCGCCAGCCCGGTGAGGTAGCACTTGCCAGTTTTGGCAAAGTTGGGGTCAATCTCCACCGAGGTATAGATTTTCTGGCGCGCCTTGTTCATCGCCAGCAGGTCTTCTGTCGGGGAGATTTGCGCAAACAGCGCCAGCTTGCCGTCTTCGACCTTTTCAGCCTTGACGGCGGTGACATCGCCATAGGCCTTGAACGGTGAATCCGGCAGGATGCCGCGAATATGCTCCAGCCAGATACGCGCGCCATATTTGGCGGTGTTGTAGCTTTCGGCGATTTCTTCAATCCAGTTGCGCTGGATTTCGCGACCGTCAGTGGTGTCGCCTTCGGTAAACACCCGGAAGAATTTGGACTTTTTCATGATAACCCTTTGGCATAAGTGGCTCGGACGTGACTGTTGCTATGGTCAGAAGGGGGCTAAAGGGGTCAACGTAGCCGGAGGGTGACACACAGCAGCTACCGCCCCCATGAGCCAAACTCTGGCCGCCACGCTTTTACACTGGCGCTATTGTGTGATTGCCCAGAGTTGTTATGCCCGATATCGCCGAGTCGCTCCTGCAAACCAGCCCGCGCCAGCAGCAAACACCTGTACTGGCAGGGCTGGTATGTGCGGGATATCAGCCAGCATTTAGCTGTACCAGAAACCACCGTGTCTTCCTGGAAAAACGCGATGGCTGGGATGACGCCAAGCCCATTGACCGGGTGGATGCGGCGCTGGAAATGCGCATGGTGCAGCTTATTGCCAAAGCCGATAAAGACGGGCGCGATTTTAAAGAGATGGATTTGCTTGGGCGGCAGCTCGAGCGCATTGCCCGTATCACCCGCTACCAGAATGGCGGCAATGAAGCAGATTTGAACCCCAAGGTGCATCACCGCAATGCCGGCGATAAGCGCAAGCCGGTGAAAAACCTTATCACCGATGAACAGCGCGACAAGTTGTGGTCCGCCTTCAATACGCAGATGTTTGATTATCAGCGCACCTGGTATCAGGCGGGTTTAAGTCACCGTATCCGCAACATCCTCAAATCGCGGCAAATCGGTGCGACGTATTATTTCGCCCATGAAGCGCTGCTGGATGCGCTTGATACCGGGCGCAACCAGATATTCCTCTCCGCCAGTAAGGCGCAGGCGCATGTGTTCAAGCAGTACATTCTGGCGTTTGCGCGGGATGTGGCCGAAGTGGAGCTGAGCGGTGACCCGATTGTGCTCGCCAACGGCGCCATTTTGTATTTTCTCGGCACCAACGCCCGCACCGCCCAGTCCTACCACGGCAATCTGTACCTGGATGAATACTTTTGGATCCACAAGTTCCAGGAGTTTCGCAAAGTGGCCTCCGGCATGGCGATGCACAAGAAGTGGCGTCAGACCTATTTCTCCACCCCGTCATCGCTGAACCATGATGCGTACCCGTTCTGGTCCGGGGCGCTGTTTAACCGCGGCCGACCCAAGGCCGAACGTATCACCCTGGATGTGAGTCACCCGGCGTTAGCCAATGGCCGAGCCTGCGAGGACAGCCAATGGCGCCAGGTGGTCACCGTGGATGATGCCATCCGCCAGGGCTGTAACCTGTTTGACCCGGACACCCTGCACCTGGAATATAGCCCAGAAGAGTACCAGAACCTGTTGATGTGCGAGTTCATTGATGATTCGCAGTCGGTATTCCCGATGCAGATGATGCAGCGCTGCATGGTAGATGCCTGGGAAGTGTGGACCGATTACAAACCGTTTGCGCCAAGGCCGATGGGCATGCGTGAAGTGTGGATTGGCTATGACCCGGCCAAAGGCGGGCAGGGTGATAGTGCTGGCTGCTCGGTGATTTGCCCGCCGGCCGTGAAGGGCGGCAAACACCGCATTATTGAAAAACACCGCTGGGCTGGGATGGACTTTGAGGCGCAGGCCAACCAAATCCGTGAGCTGACCCGGCGCTATAACGTTACCTTTATCGGGATTGATACCACCGGCCTTGGCGAGTCGGTGTACCAACTGGTGAAGAAGTTCTTCCCGGCCACGCCGTTCCTGTATACCCCGTCACTGAAAGCGCAGATGGTCATCAAAGCCTATGACGTCATCAGCAAGGGCCGACTGGAGTTTGATGCCGGTTGGACGGATTTAGCACAAGCCTTTATGTCCATCCGCAAAACCCTCACCGCCTCACAGCGGCAAGTGACCTATGAATCCTCGCGCAGTGAAGAAACCAGCCATGCCGATATTGCCTGGGCCACCATTCACGCGCTGTATAACGAACCGCTCGATATAAGCGACAACGCCACCTCAATGATGGAGATTTACGACTGATGTCAAACGACACACTTGAAACAACCGAACCCAATCACCGCATTGAGGTATTTACCTTTGGGGAACCGATGCCGGTGTTATCGCAACGGGAGATTTTTGATTACCTGGAAGCCATGAGCAACGGCAAATGGTACGAACCGCCGCTGTCGATGAATGGTCTGGCGCGCATCTACCGCGCCGCGGTGCATCACGCCTCCGCCATTCAGGTGAAGCGCAACATTCTCAAGGCGTGTTTTATCCCGCATCCCAAACTGTCGCTGCATGAGTTCACCAAACTGGTGATGGATTTGTTGATTTTTGCCAATGCCTACCTGCAGCGCATCCCTAACCGCACCGGCGGCACGGCCAGCTATCAGGTGAGCCCCGCCAAATACACCCGCGTGGGCGTCAAGCCGAACCAATACTGGTGGGTACCAAACCTGGCCGATGAACTGGCATTTCAGCCCCATGAGCTGTTTCACCTGATGGAAGCGGATATCAATCAGGAGATTTATGGCGTGCCGGATTATGTTGCCAGTATGAATTCCAGCCTGCTGAATGAATCGGCCACGCTGTTTCGCCGCCGCTACTATGAGAACGGCAGTCACGCCGGCTTTATCCTGTATCTGACTGACGCCAATGTGAACAACCAGGACGTGGACGCCCTGCGCAAGAGCCTGAAAGAAAGCAAAGGCCCCGGCAACTTCCGTAACCTGTTTTTGCACTCGCCTGGGGGTAATAAGGATGGCATGAAGTTGATCCCCGTAGCCGAAGTGGCCGCCAAGGATGAGTTTCTATCCATCAAGAACGTATCACGCGATGACCAGTTGGGCGCCCACCGGGTACCCCCACAACTGATGGGCATCATGCCCAACAACACCGGCGGCTTTGGGGATGTGGAAAAAGCCGCCAAGGTGTTCGATGCCAACGAACTCGAGTGCATCCGCCAGAACCTGCTCAGTATCAATGACTGGGCAGGGGAAGAGATTATCCGGTTTAAGGCGTTTAGTCTGGTGGCATCAGTCAGTGATTAAACACTTGGCAAACGCTGGTGCAGGGCGGTGCCAGCGTGTAGCAACTTGAACATGATAGGGCGTTTCAAATCTTTCGATAGTTGTCGATTATGTAGGATGTAAAAAATCTGCATATACTCAAAGTATCACTGGTACGATGGAGTTGAGTATGGCGATATTGACCTTAAGTTACCCAAAGGACTCCTCAGTGTGCAAGGATGTACTGTTTAAATACCTCGATAACTGGTATGACTATGAGTGTGATTGCCAGAAGCAACAAGTAAAATTTTGCGTAGATGATGCGGTACTCAGAAATGAGTTGTATGTACTTATCAATCGTTTCCCTTGGATAAATATCAGTGTAAGTTTTTATCGAAAACGGCACATTATGGTGGATCAGTCTCTCGAAAAAGATAGTCACCAAGGATGGCATCTCTTTTAAACGACAGCGTTTATCCCTAAACACTAACAGGTAGGTATGTCCCATCAGAGTACGGCTATTTGATAGCGTGACATAACATCCCATTATGATGCTGACATCCTAATCAATATGCGCTGTTTCTGCTTATCGTTAGGTATCATCTCCTAGGCTTCCAGCGATCCTTGCTTGGCCTTAGTATATCGGGTTGTGTTTTTGTCCATACTTCTCTCTATCAAAAGATATTCACATAAAGCAGCTTGGGCTGCTTTATTTTTGCCTCAATTTTACCCCAGACAACCCCCAGCGCGCGCGCTCGACCCCACGCCGCGCCTGCGCGCTTTATCGAATGAAAAGAACGCAGTTACTCAGTTTGATAAACTCAGGCCTGCAGCAGGGGCAAGCGGAAAGATCGCTAAGCGGAAAACTACGCAAAACTACGCAAAAACGATCTGAAAAGGATCAGACAGCCTTAAACTTGTCATGCAGCTTATGAGGGTAGAGCTGGGTGTAGACTTGCCAAAGAATATTTAAATTTCTATGCCCTGTTACCTGGGCGACTTCCTCAATGGAATAACCTGCTTCAAACAATCGGCTGGCTCCTTCACGCCGTAGATCATGGTAATGCAGATCAGTGATGCCAAGGGCATTGCGGACACGTTGAAATCCAGCAGTGACAGATTTTTCGTTGTAGGGGAATATCCGGTCGTCGGATTTAGGCTGCCGTTTAATAATTTTGAAGGAGTCACCAAGCAATGGCACTACCATGTGGTTCCCATCTTTTTTGCGCGGGTCTTTCCTATCACGAACGATCACGGTCTTATTCTTTTCATCTAAATCGCGCCAGGTGATCCGGCAGACTTCGCCAATGCGCATACAGGTTAAGATACTGAAATCAAGAATATCGACAAAAGGGATAGCGCCACCGTGAGCATTGCCCATACGTTGACGTAGGCCTTTTCGTAATTTATTCAGTTCATCAGTGGTCGGGCGTCTGGTACGTTTTTGGCTTTTGCCGACGAGCTTCATGTCTATTAGAACGGGAACTGCTTCTTCAAAAACTTGCCAGTTAGCCTCTATATCCCAAACCGCTTTTGCTTTTTTCATCACGCTGCGAAGATATGCCACATCATGGTAAATAGTTGCAGGCCCCGCGCCAGCTTCTCGGCGATTTTTACAGTGCTGGATAATGTCAGACGCTTTGAGCTGATCAGTGCGCACTTGAGCAATATCGCAGTCCATTAACATCTGGATCACGTAACGCTTTGTTCTGCCGGTATTACTCCATAGATCATGATCCTCATAGAATAAATTCAGCAGTTCAAAAATGGTGCTAGTTTTGTGCTGTTCTGTAATGGCCTCGTTTTCAATTGCTGTACAGCGTAAAATGCCCCACTCTTTAGCAATCTGATGCTTGCCAAAAGTCTTGGACTCGCTGCGACCATCAGAAGCTCTAACTAAGCACCGATAACGAGTATCACCCTTTGCGGTTTTGCGGGGTTGAATAGTGTAGTTAGCCATATCGTCCTACTTTTTATGGATCATATGTGGATCATACTACATCGGAAAACGTAGCAAAATATGGCAAAATAGCGCAAAAAGTGAGTAATTGACCATTGCAGAAAACCACTGAAAATAAGGCTGAAAGCCGCATTATTACTGATATTTCACGGAATAGACGGTTCAGCATTGCACCGATGCTGGATTGGACTGATAGACACTATCGATACTTTGCTCGATTGATGTCATCGCAAGCCTTGCTGTATACCGAAATGGTGACAACGGGTGCCATTTTATTTGGTAAAGGGGATTATCTGGCATATAACGATGCGGAACATCCGTTGGCGTTGCAGTTGGGCGGCAGTGATCCACAAGCGCTGGCGCAATGCGCGCGACTTGCCGAGGGACGAGGTTATGATGAGGTCAACCTGAATGTGGGTTGTCCTTCAGACCGAGTGCAGAATGGTCGTTTCGGGGCTTGCTTGATGGCCGAGCCACAGTTGGTGGCGGATTGTGTCAATGCGATGCGGCAACAGGTCAGCATTCCAGTGACGGTGAAAACCCGTATTGGTATTGATGAGCAAGATTCTTATTCGTTTCTTACCGACTTTGTCGGCCGAGTAAGTGAGGCTGGCTGTGATACTTTTATCATTCATGCCCGCAAAGCTTGGCTTCAGGGATTGAGTCCGAAAGAAAATCGGGAAATTCCGCCGCTGGATTACCCGCGTGTATATCAACTGAAGCGAGATTTTCCGGCGCTGAATATCAGCATCAATGGTGGAGTTAAGCGTTGGGAAGATATTGCCGAACATCTGTCACAACTCGATGGTGTAATGGTCGGCCGTGAAGCCTACCAGAACCCTTATTTGTTAGCCGAAGTTGATCAACGGCTGTTTGGCAGTGATAAAGCGCCACTGAACCGTGATGAGGTGGTGGAGGCGATTTTGCCCTATGTTGAGCAACATTTGCAGTC from Shewanella dokdonensis includes:
- a CDS encoding terminase large subunit domain-containing protein; translation: MRMVQLIAKADKDGRDFKEMDLLGRQLERIARITRYQNGGNEADLNPKVHHRNAGDKRKPVKNLITDEQRDKLWSAFNTQMFDYQRTWYQAGLSHRIRNILKSRQIGATYYFAHEALLDALDTGRNQIFLSASKAQAHVFKQYILAFARDVAEVELSGDPIVLANGAILYFLGTNARTAQSYHGNLYLDEYFWIHKFQEFRKVASGMAMHKKWRQTYFSTPSSLNHDAYPFWSGALFNRGRPKAERITLDVSHPALANGRACEDSQWRQVVTVDDAIRQGCNLFDPDTLHLEYSPEEYQNLLMCEFIDDSQSVFPMQMMQRCMVDAWEVWTDYKPFAPRPMGMREVWIGYDPAKGGQGDSAGCSVICPPAVKGGKHRIIEKHRWAGMDFEAQANQIRELTRRYNVTFIGIDTTGLGESVYQLVKKFFPATPFLYTPSLKAQMVIKAYDVISKGRLEFDAGWTDLAQAFMSIRKTLTASQRQVTYESSRSEETSHADIAWATIHALYNEPLDISDNATSMMEIYD
- a CDS encoding phage portal protein — translated: MSNDTLETTEPNHRIEVFTFGEPMPVLSQREIFDYLEAMSNGKWYEPPLSMNGLARIYRAAVHHASAIQVKRNILKACFIPHPKLSLHEFTKLVMDLLIFANAYLQRIPNRTGGTASYQVSPAKYTRVGVKPNQYWWVPNLADELAFQPHELFHLMEADINQEIYGVPDYVASMNSSLLNESATLFRRRYYENGSHAGFILYLTDANVNNQDVDALRKSLKESKGPGNFRNLFLHSPGGNKDGMKLIPVAEVAAKDEFLSIKNVSRDDQLGAHRVPPQLMGIMPNNTGGFGDVEKAAKVFDANELECIRQNLLSINDWAGEEIIRFKAFSLVASVSD
- a CDS encoding tyrosine-type recombinase/integrase, which produces MANYTIQPRKTAKGDTRYRCLVRASDGRSESKTFGKHQIAKEWGILRCTAIENEAITEQHKTSTIFELLNLFYEDHDLWSNTGRTKRYVIQMLMDCDIAQVRTDQLKASDIIQHCKNRREAGAGPATIYHDVAYLRSVMKKAKAVWDIEANWQVFEEAVPVLIDMKLVGKSQKRTRRPTTDELNKLRKGLRQRMGNAHGGAIPFVDILDFSILTCMRIGEVCRITWRDLDEKNKTVIVRDRKDPRKKDGNHMVVPLLGDSFKIIKRQPKSDDRIFPYNEKSVTAGFQRVRNALGITDLHYHDLRREGASRLFEAGYSIEEVAQVTGHRNLNILWQVYTQLYPHKLHDKFKAV